The Desulfovibrio aminophilus genome segment GGGGGCTGCGCGCCCCCACACCCCGCGCCGGGACTGCGTCCTGGACCCGATAGAGGCGCGGGGTTTCCGGGCGGACGCCCGAAAGAGCCGCGCCGCGGAGGTCCGGCGGAGAGGCGGGAGCCTCTTGGCCTTTCCATAAGCCCCCGAAGGGGGCTTTCATAATGGGGGCGGGTTGGGCTAGGGTGGGGTCCATGATGGTCAGGCTATTGGCCGCCGTGCTGGTGGCGGCGGCGCTTTTCTGCGGGTGGTCCTGCTCCGGCGGGCGGGACAAGCCCATGACCCCGGAGGCGTTGCGCGAGCGCGCCGACAAGGGCGACGCCCAGGCCCAGGCCGCCCTGGGCGTGCTCTACGCCGCGGGCCGGGGCCTGCCCCGGGACGACGCCGAGGCCGCGCGCTGGACCCGGCTGGCCGCGGATCAGGGCCTGGCCGAGGCCGAGTACCGCCTGGGCATGATGTACGCCGAGGGCCGGGGGGTTCCGGCCGACGAGCCGTGGGAGACCGTGCGCCTGCTGCATGCGGCGGCGGCCCAGGGCCATGCCGGGGCCGAGCTGGAGCTGGGCCGGATGTACCGCGAGGGCCGGGGCACGGACCGCGACCCGGCCGAGGCCGCGACCTGGCTCAAGCGCGCGGCCGTGCAGGGCGAGGTCGAGGCCCAGGTGCTCCTGGGCGGCATGTATCTCGAAGGCGAGGGCGTCGGCCGCGACCTGGCCGAGGCCAACCGCTGGTTCGGGGCCGCGGCCGAGCGCGGGGACGCCCGGGCCATGTACCAGCTCGGCCGCCTCTTCGCCGGGGGCCGCCTGGGGCGCGAGGACCCGGCCCAGGGCTACATGTGGTTCGTGCTGGCCGAGGAGCGCGGGCAGGACGAGGCCCGGCTGGCGAAAGAACAGATGGATCGCGACCTGGACGAGGCCACGCGGCGCGAGGCGCTCGATCTGGCCGAACGCTGGCGCGCGGCGGCCCCTGGCCGGCGGGTGAGATAGGCGGGCGGGAAAGAACGGAACGCGCGGCGCATGCCGTCACTCGGCGAGGCGGCGGGTTTCATGAGGCGGCGCGGCCGAACGGCCCGTCAGGCGGGCTTGGAGCCGGTCCACTTGGCCAGGGGCGCGGCCTCGTCGGTGAGCATCACCGGGATCTCGTCCTTGATCGGGTAGACCAGGGCGCAGGCCTCGCAGAGCAGGCCGTCGGAGGCCGGAAGCAGAACGAGCTTGCCCTTGCAGACCGGGCAGGCCAGAATGTCCAGAAGGTCCTTGTGCAGCGTCATGGGAGTCACCTCCCGGAAAGAATAGCCGCAAGCCCGGCCGGACGCAAGCCGGACGGGCCAGGAGCAGCCATGAGACACCGCATCGCCGCCGTTCTCGCCGTGATCGCCGTCCTCTGCCTGTCCGCCGCCGCCCTGGCCGGGTCGGGCCGCGGCAAGGGCCAGACCATCTACGTGCCGCTCTATTCGCACGTCTACCAGGGCCTGCGCGACCGGCCCTTCGACCTCTCGGCCACGCTGAGCGTGCGCAACACCGACGCCGAGCACCCCATCACCCTGGTCTTCGTGGACTACTACGACACGGCGGGCAAGCCCGTGCGCCGCTACCTGGAAAAGGCCGAGAACCTGCCGCCGCTGGCCACCCGCGAGTTCCTGGTCAGCGAGAAGGACACGGCCGGGGGCTCGGGGGCCAAGTTCCTGGTGCGCTGGACCTCGGACCGGCCCGTGCCGCCGCCGGTGGTCGAGGCGGTCATGATCGGCACGGCCAACTCCCAGGGCATCTCCTTCCTCTCCACCGGCCGGGTCATCTCCGAGGAGTAGCCTCCAGCCGGGCGTTCCACGGCGGCGTCGGCCGCCGAACCCCACCCGGTGGACATCCGCTCCGGGCCCGGCGGCGCATGCCCGCCGCGCGCGCCTCGTAGGGGGTTTTAGAACCTGACGCTCGGCGCTTGTCTTTCGCCGTTCCGGCGGGCACAGTGGGACATGGAGGAGAAGATTCCCATGGCCAAGGCAGGCGGTTCGGACGCGACCCAGGTGGAGTTCCTGAAGCTCCTGGTCCAGGGCAACGGCTCGGACCTGTCCCTGTTCCGGGCCTTCTTCGACGCCCACGCCGCGCCCATGGCCCTCATCGACCCCGAGAGCGGGGCCGTGGTCGGGGCCAACCGCGCGGCCCACGCGTTCTACGGCCTCAGCGAGGAGCAGGCCCGGGGCCTCTCGGTCTGGGACATCAGCAGCACGCCCCTGGAGGAGTTGCGCAAGACCCTGCGCCGCCTCATGACCGACAGCGGCGGCCGCGTGGAGGCCCTGCACAACACGGTGGCGGGGGGCTCGCGCTGCGTGGAGATCCTGGCCAGCCCCGTGCAGCTCAAGGGCCGCGGACTCCTGCTCTGCGTGATCCACGACGTCACCGAGTCCCGCCGCGCCGAGGCCGAGGCCGACAAGCAGCGCGCCCTGCGCCGGACCATGATCGACTCCGTGCGCGACGCCATCGCCCTCAAGGACGCCGAATCGGTCTACCTGGCCGTGAACCGCTCCTTCCTGGAGATGGTCGGCCGCCCGGAGGCCGACATCCTGGGCCGCGACGACTCGGCCCTCTTCCCCCCGCACCAGGCCGAGGTCATGAAGCTCGACGACGGCCGCGTGCTGCTCACCGGCGAGAGCATGACCCGCGACGCCCGCCTGGACACCCCCCACGGCACCATCTGGACCTGCACGGTCAGGTCCCCGGCCCGGGACGACCAGGGCCGCGTCATCGGCATCGTCATGGCCGTGCGCGACATCACCCGCCGCAAGCAGGCCGAGGAGGCCCTGCGCAAGAGCGAGGAGGAGTTCCGGGCCATCGCGGACTACGGCCACGACTGGGAATCCTGGCTCTCGCCCAAGGGCGCCCTGCTCTGGGTCAACCCGGCCGTGGAGCGCCACACCGGCTTCTCCGTGCTCGAATGCCTGGCCATGCCCGACTATCCTCAATTCCTCGTGGACCCCGAGGACCGCGAGGAACTGGCCGAGGAGCTGCGCCGCGCCCGCGAGGAGCGCACCAGCGCGGGCGACCGCGTGTTCCGCGTGCGCCGCAAGGACGGCCGCCGCCGCTACATGGCCGCCTCCTGGCAGCCCATCGAGAGCGTCTCCGGCCAGTACGCCGGGCTGCGCCTCTCCATCCACGACTTCACCAAACGCCGCCAAGCCGACCTGCTGCGCGAGGACATCGAGCGCATCGTGCGCCACGACATCAAGAGCCCCCTCTCCTCCCTGCTCATGACCCCCACGGTCCTGCGCCAGGAAGGCCCGGTCAACGACAGCCAGGAGATCATCCTCAAGGAGATGGAGCGCTCGGCCCAGCGCCTCCTGACCATGATCGAGCGATCCCTGGACCTCTACAAGATGGAGACCGGCGTCTACCAGTTCGCGCCCGAGACCCTCGACCTCGCGGCCCTGGCCTGCGAGGCCCTGGAGGACGCCCGCCTGGCGGCCCGGCCCTCCTGCCGCTGGACCCTGCTCGTGGACGGCCTGCCCGACGACGGCCGGGTCTTCAACGTCCGGGGCGAGGAACGCCTCCTGCGCACCCTGCTCGACAACCTGGCCTGCAACGCCTTCGAGGCCTCGCCCGAAGGCGCGGCCGTGGTGGCCTCCCTCTCCCGCCGCGCCGGCTCCGCGGTCCTGGAGATCGCCAACCAGGGCGAAATTCCCAAGGAAATCCGCGAGCGCCTCTTCGAAAAGTACGCCACCGCCGGAAAACGCCACGGCACCGGCCTCGGCACGTATTCCGCCCGGCTCGTGGCCCAGGCCCACGGCGGGACCATCGAGGCCGACTCCTCCAAGCCCGGCCGCACCACCATCCGCGTCACCCTCCCGGACCAGCCCGAACCAACGGCCTCGGCATAGGACGAAACCCCTCCCCCGTCGTTCCGGAATCCCCCGAAGAGGGAAGCCGGGGGCTGCGCGCCCCCTGGCCCCGCGCCAGGACTGCGTCCTGGACCCGGCAGTGGCGCGGCTTTTCCGGGCGGACGCCCGAAAAACCCGCGCCACGGGGATCACGTGCGAACAAATGAATGGGGTTCAGCCAGGCAGTCGAAAGGCGGGCGTCAAGGCGGGAGAAAGTTCAGCGCAGATATTCACAATTCCCCCCCCCGAATCAGCCCGTTGCGCCTTCGCTTTCCCGCTCCGCCCGAGCCAAGGGGCGGATATCCTCCGCCAGACGCTCGAAGAGCCCCTCGTCCTCGGCGACTTCCAGATCGTACTGCGTCTGGAGGTTCATCCAGAACGCCGTGCTGACTCCGAAGAACCGGGCCAGACGGGCCGCGGTGTCCAGGGTGATGCCGCGTCTGCCGTGCACCAGGTCATGCACCCGCTGGTTCGGGATGCGCAACTCGATGGCCAGGGCGCTCTGCGAGAGCCCGAGCGGCTTCATGAACTCTTCCAGCAGGATTTCCCCCGGATGCACCGGGGCCATGATCTTCTTGCCCATACTGGACGCTCCTCAGTGGTAGTCCACTATTTCGACCTCGTGGGCCCCGCCGTCCCTCCAGACGAAGCAGACGCGCCAGCGGTCGTTGAGCCTGATGCTGTACTGACCCGCCCGATCCCCTTTCAAGGGCTCCAGCCGGTTGCCCGGCGGGTTGCGCAAATCGTCGAGGCTGTCCGCCGCCTGAAGCATCTGGAGCTTGCGATAGGCCACCCTCAGGATGTCCGCCGGAAGCCGCCGGACCTGTTCACGGCGAAACAGCGCCTCCGTATCCTTGCACCTGAAGGATGTTATCATGAGCGATATATATTTATGAAAAGACTACACGTCAACCGTGATAGCCCGGATGCCGAAGCCACGGGGCCGGGCGAAACGACGAAAGCCTCTTGGCTGTTCCATAAGCCCCCGAAGGGGGGCCTTCGGCCCCTTTCAGAAAGGCGGAGAGGCGGGAGTCTCTTTGGCCTTTCTATAAACCGCCGAAGGCGGTTGACGGGGGAAGGAGAAGGGGAATAGAGAGCGCGGCATGAGTACTGTGTTGCTGCGCACGACGGTGCTGCTGGCCCTGTCCAACGTGTTCATGACCGTGGCCTGGTACGCGCACCTGAAGAACCTGGCCCAGCGGCCCTGGTGGGTGGCGGCGCTGCTCAGCTGGGGCGTGGCCCTGTTCGAATACCTGATCCAGGTTCCGGCCAACCGCATCGGCTACACCGAACTCACCCTGCCCCAGCTCAAGATCCTCCAGGAAGTCATCAGCCTGTCCGTGTTCGCGCCCTTCGCCCTGTTCTACATGGGCCAGCCCCTCAAGCTCGACTACCTCTGGGCCTGCCTCTGCCTCCTGGGCGCGGTCTACTTCATCTTCCGCTCCTAGCGGCTTCGCCGCGTTCTAGAAAGACGGAGAGACGAAAGCCTCTTGGCTGTTCCATAAGCCCCCGAAGGGGGGCCTTCGGCCCGTTTCAGAAAGGCCCGGCTTCGCCGGTCTATGGAAAGGCGGAGATGGGAGCCTCTTGGCGTTTCCGTGCCCCCCCGAAGGGGGCCGTTGCGGAAAGGCGAAGAGGGGTTTCCCTTTCAAAATGCGAAAGGCGGGGACATTCCCCGCCTTTGTTTTTTTCGAAACCGGAAGCCGCTTTTCTAGAACCCGCCCAGGCCGGACCTCTCGGGATTTCCGTGAACCGGCGAAGCCGGGCCGGGATAGAGGTGCTTGAACCCCTCGTCCACCTGGCGCACGAAGGCCGGGTCGCGGCGGCTGGGGTCGAAGTAGCGCGGGTCGCGGATCATCTCGCGCAGCCGGTCGAGGTTCAGGCCGTCGGCCTCGCGCGCGCCGGAGTCGCGCATGCGGCCCTCCAGGAGCAGCGGAGCCACGCGGGCCAGGGCCTCGGCCACCACGGCGCTGTCGCCCGCGCCCGTGGATTCGAGGATCTCCAACAGTTCCTCGCCGCCCAGGCTCATGGCGGCCCGGCGGGCGCTCTCCAGCACGCGGGAGGCCTCGGGGCCGTGGTTCTTGCGCAGGCGGCCCAGCTCGGCCTCGCGGGCCTTGCGGGTCTTGTCGCGCGAGGCGCGCACGGCCGCCACGTTCATGGGCACGAACCACTCGTAGAGCCCGCGCACCTGGTCCTGCGTCAGGGCCAGCTCCAGGGCCTTGGCCTTGTAGGCGTCGAGCACGCCCTGGTCCGGCTCGAAGTCCTCATCCAGGAGCAGGTCCGGCAGCTCGTAGTCCTCCAGCCCCCGGGGCTGGGCCGGGGCCTCGGCCTCGCGACGGCCCAGGAGCCGCTGGGCGTGGACCAGGGCCTTCACGGCCTCGTCCTTGCTGCGGTACTTGGCCAGGCCGGGGTGCTCGCGCAGGGGGATTTCGCGCTCGCGGCCGTCGTCGCCGCGCCAGGGCGCGAGCCATTCCTCCGGCAGGGTCGAACGCCAGTCAACCTCGTTCCTCATGTCCATGTGGTCCTCCTTGGAATCGGCCCGGACGCGCGCCGGAAATCCGTCGCAGGGCCCCATGCCCCGCGCCGCCTTCCGGGTGTGCCGCCCGGCAGCCGTTGATGCTCAAAGGTTTTTCGTTTCGGCACGGGTTTGGCAAAGCCCTCGGCCAGACAAGGAGGTCGCCCATGACCCGTCTCTTCCGTGGCCTGTCCCTGGGCGTGGTTCTCTTTCTCGCCGTGCTGGCCTTCAACACCTGGGTCTCCATGGTCCAGGGCATGTACCCCCCGCGCTGACGCTCACGCGCCGCGTCCGCCGTCCAGGGGGCCGAAGCCGTCCGGGTCGAGCATGCGCTCCACCCGCAGGTAGAGGCCGCGGCGTCCCTGGTTGAAGGCCGCCCTGCAGGGGTCCGGGTCGAAGGTCGAGGCCCGGGCGAAGCCCTGCCCCGCCAAGTCCTCCAGCACCTTCCGGCCGTCCGGGCAGTCGAAGAGCCGGACATAGGCCTGGCGCAATTCCCTCGCCGCTTCCGAATCCGCGTTCCGTTCCATGCGAACCTCCTTGGTCCGGCCCGAGCCTAGCCCCGGTTTTCCGGCCGTGCGGAGATCTGCATGGAATTGACGGCTCTTTTCAGCGAATTTGCATATTGACAGGCCCGGCTTCGCCGGTTTTCAGAAAACCCCCTTCGGGGGCTACGGAAAGGCAAAGAGGCTCCCGGCTCTCCGCGTTTCTGGAGTCCGGCGAAGCCGGGCGCGGACATTCGTGGGGCGGGGGAATGCCGCAGTCCCCGCCCCCTTCGGGGGTCTCCAGAACAGCCAAGAGGCTCCCGGCTTTCCGCCTTTCTGAAAACCCCCGAAGGGGGCTAGGGGCGGCTGGGAGTGGAGAAGATCAGGGCGTCGGAAGTGGGCGTGGAGGCGATGCCGTAGTCCTTTTTCAGGCGTTCGGACCATTCCCGGGCGATGGCCGCGAAGGTCCCGTCCGCCTTCATCTCGTCGGCCGCGCGGCGCCAGGCCCGGACCACGGCCTCCGGCGTGCCCTTGGAGATGGCCAGGTAGGCCTGGGAGGAGACGCCGGAGGGCAGCGCGCGGAACGCGCGGGGATCGCGGCCGAGCTGCTTGCACTCATGGGCCAGGGTCTGGGGGTCGAGCAGGATGCAGTCCAGGCGTCCGGCCAGC includes the following:
- a CDS encoding type II toxin-antitoxin system RelE/ParE family toxin yields the protein MITSFRCKDTEALFRREQVRRLPADILRVAYRKLQMLQAADSLDDLRNPPGNRLEPLKGDRAGQYSIRLNDRWRVCFVWRDGGAHEVEIVDYH
- a CDS encoding DUF3124 domain-containing protein, with translation MRHRIAAVLAVIAVLCLSAAALAGSGRGKGQTIYVPLYSHVYQGLRDRPFDLSATLSVRNTDAEHPITLVFVDYYDTAGKPVRRYLEKAENLPPLATREFLVSEKDTAGGSGAKFLVRWTSDRPVPPPVVEAVMIGTANSQGISFLSTGRVISEE
- a CDS encoding tetratricopeptide repeat protein, whose product is MMVRLLAAVLVAAALFCGWSCSGGRDKPMTPEALRERADKGDAQAQAALGVLYAAGRGLPRDDAEAARWTRLAADQGLAEAEYRLGMMYAEGRGVPADEPWETVRLLHAAAAQGHAGAELELGRMYREGRGTDRDPAEAATWLKRAAVQGEVEAQVLLGGMYLEGEGVGRDLAEANRWFGAAAERGDARAMYQLGRLFAGGRLGREDPAQGYMWFVLAEERGQDEARLAKEQMDRDLDEATRREALDLAERWRAAAPGRRVR
- a CDS encoding DMT family protein, translated to MSTVLLRTTVLLALSNVFMTVAWYAHLKNLAQRPWWVAALLSWGVALFEYLIQVPANRIGYTELTLPQLKILQEVISLSVFAPFALFYMGQPLKLDYLWACLCLLGAVYFIFRS
- a CDS encoding PAS domain-containing sensor histidine kinase is translated as MEEKIPMAKAGGSDATQVEFLKLLVQGNGSDLSLFRAFFDAHAAPMALIDPESGAVVGANRAAHAFYGLSEEQARGLSVWDISSTPLEELRKTLRRLMTDSGGRVEALHNTVAGGSRCVEILASPVQLKGRGLLLCVIHDVTESRRAEAEADKQRALRRTMIDSVRDAIALKDAESVYLAVNRSFLEMVGRPEADILGRDDSALFPPHQAEVMKLDDGRVLLTGESMTRDARLDTPHGTIWTCTVRSPARDDQGRVIGIVMAVRDITRRKQAEEALRKSEEEFRAIADYGHDWESWLSPKGALLWVNPAVERHTGFSVLECLAMPDYPQFLVDPEDREELAEELRRAREERTSAGDRVFRVRRKDGRRRYMAASWQPIESVSGQYAGLRLSIHDFTKRRQADLLREDIERIVRHDIKSPLSSLLMTPTVLRQEGPVNDSQEIILKEMERSAQRLLTMIERSLDLYKMETGVYQFAPETLDLAALACEALEDARLAARPSCRWTLLVDGLPDDGRVFNVRGEERLLRTLLDNLACNAFEASPEGAAVVASLSRRAGSAVLEIANQGEIPKEIRERLFEKYATAGKRHGTGLGTYSARLVAQAHGGTIEADSSKPGRTTIRVTLPDQPEPTASA
- a CDS encoding Trm112 family protein; protein product: MTLHKDLLDILACPVCKGKLVLLPASDGLLCEACALVYPIKDEIPVMLTDEAAPLAKWTGSKPA
- a CDS encoding HigA family addiction module antitoxin — protein: MGKKIMAPVHPGEILLEEFMKPLGLSQSALAIELRIPNQRVHDLVHGRRGITLDTAARLARFFGVSTAFWMNLQTQYDLEVAEDEGLFERLAEDIRPLARAERESEGATG